Proteins found in one Fusarium oxysporum Fo47 chromosome V, complete sequence genomic segment:
- a CDS encoding fungal-specific transcription factor domain-containing protein yields MEDNSSHTVQYRSACAECHRRKQKCNREWPCNHCQKRKVADKCRFIQATTASSPSDGLTPNSDKKRSRSREDDIEPDDSEPDEDDDDVGLGAMGYAAGPLFESLTIDAKKDKKPLGELTWVHPSTCPQLKHAIDVLPGRPQMDALVQSFFNNMNYHYYIIYPPTFLQEYQQWWERRNRNQSLSLQWTILLVMVCACATQHLDVEIKPIVEVELSEPAEKLTVEYHKAATELGRVIPVGHCHLLNIQWMLHSIYWYKSEAKFVEAWHVIGAAVREAHELGLHRTAIAEGLSEFEREMRRRVWCILDCWDWQFASGLGRPTIIDHSDINVEPPSLTLEDFSPSPLLHMKLQSELVTQLAQRWGAPKNITSASDIQEYKSMLEDWIRRFPAVYDVDNPDTSKDYKFPWIVYHRFYIHTMAYLMILNPMRAFMAQVYTRNSPADLLAVRKDAVFYSLKNLDTTTRWADHASHRDARFHFIIFSLFDTAAVLSTAVIKDQDDTIPRKDEIADSVDNAIRLLKRLKALSKTAKTSHDILVKMVQKMPRRSAPPRETVNRKKQRVAPVSPAAPATNTRHDVVIKPEDGYHPEHVSQESSPSYYASSEGAPSGSTPQSTHSSYDNHENTGYVMNNQVPAEGYAKPQVVYNMDVAHGHMPPQQVPSPSAGIDGIVQGGLYGMPHADHTGGGMVPPTYVDYHPQDLNIDYGLGNITDVDLGDFSQLWDWRSLNLDFIQSST; encoded by the exons ATGGAGGATAACAGCTCGCATACAGTTCAATATCGCTCGGCCTGCGCTGAGTGTCATCGCAGGAAGCAAAAG TGCAATCGAGAATGGCCTTGCAACCATTGCCAGAAGCGCAAGGTCGCAGATAAATGCCGCTTCATTCAGGCGACTACTGCGAGCTCACCGTCTGACGGACTCACGCCAAATAGCGATAAGAAGCGCTCGCGTAGTCGTGAGGATGACATTGAACCCGACGACTCCGAGCCtgatgaggacgacgacgacgtTGGGCTGGGAGCCATGGGCTATGCCGCTGGCCCTCTCTTTGAGTCACTGACTATCGATGCAAAG aaggacaagaagccTCTGGGCGAACTGACTTGGGTCCATCCCAGTACCTGTCCCCAGCTCAAGCATGCTATCGATGTCTTGCCTGGTCGCCCTCAGATGG ACGCTCTTGTTCAGAGCTTTTTCAACAACATGAACTATCACTACTACATTATCTATCCGCCAACTTTCCTCCAGGAATATCAACAATGGTGGGAGCGAAGGAATCGTAATCAGTCGCTCTCTCTTCAATGGACTATCCTGCTCGTCATGGTCTGCGCATGTGCCACGCAGCATCTGGATGTTGAGATAAAGCCCATTGTCGAAGTTGAGCTCTCCGAACCTGCCGAGAAGCTAACAGTCGAATACCATAAGGCGGCTACGGAACTCGGAAGAGTGATTCCGGTGGGTCACTGTCATCTGCTCAATATTCAGTGGATGCTTCACTCAATCTACTGGTACAAGTCGGAAGCGAAGTTTGTTGAGGCGTGGCATGTTATTGGTGCTGCTGTTCGAGAGGCACATGAATTAG GTCTTCATCGAACTGCTATTGCTGAAGGGCTATCAGAATTTGAACGCGAGATGCGTCGGAGAGTATGGTGTATCTTGGATTGCTGGGATTG GCAATTTGCTTCTGGTTTAGGTCGTCCGACGATCATTGACCACAGTGATATCAACGTGGAGCCACCAAGTCTCACACTCGAAGACTTTTCTCCTTCACCACTTCTGCATATGAAACTTCAGTCAGAGCTGGTCACTCAGCTCGCGCAGCGATGGGGTGCTCCCAAGAACATCACTTCAGCAAGCGATATTCAAGAGTATAAGTCCATGCTTGAGGACTGGATCCGACGTTTCCCTGCAGTTTATGATGTCGACAACCCTGACACGTCGAAGGATTATAAGTTTCCATGGATTGTCTACCACCGGTTCTATATCCACACGATGGCATATCTTATGATTCTGAACCCTATGCGAGCGTTCATGGCGCAAGTGTATACGCGGAATTCACCTGCGGATTTACTCGCTGTTCGAAAAGATGCAGTCTTCTATTCCCTCAAGAATTTGGACACGACTACTCGGTGGGCTGATCATGCTTCTCATCGAGACGCAAGATTCCACTTTATCATCTTCTCACTCTTCGATACAGCCGCAGTTCTCTCCACTGCTGTTATCAAAGATCAGGACGACACAATCCCTAGAAAGGATGAGATCGCCGATTCAGTGGATAATGCGATTAGATTGTTGAAGCGTCTCAAGGCTCTATCGAAGACAGCAAAGACATCTCATGACATTCTTGTTAAGATGGTTCAGAAGATGCCCAGACGATCGGCACCGCCACGTGAGACTGTGAATCGTAAGAAACAACGAGTCGCTCCAGTTTctccagcagcaccagccacAAATACCCGTCATGATGTCGTtatcaagcctgaggatgGATATCATCCGGAGCATGTGTCACAGGAAAGCTCACCGAGCTATTACGCTAGTTCTGAAGGCGCGCCTTCAGGATCGACGCCGCAGAGCACTCACTCTTCTTATGACAACCATGAGAACACTGGTTATGTCATGAACAACCAAGTCCCCGCCGAAGGGTATGCGAAACCTCAGGTTGTTTACAACATGGATGTCGCGCACGGCCACATGCCACCTCAGCAAGTCCCATCACCAAGCGCCGGTATCGATGGCATTGTCCAAGGAGGTCTTTATGGAATGCCACATGCTGACCATACTGGGGGTGGCATGGTTCCTCCAACATACGTTGATTATCATCCCCAGGATCTCAATATTGATTACGGTCTAGGCAACATCACCGACGTCGACCTCGGGGACTTCTCGCAGCTCTGGGATTGGAGGAGCCTTAACTTGGATTTTATCCAGAGCTCAACATAG